From Rhodovastum atsumiense, a single genomic window includes:
- a CDS encoding endonuclease domain-containing protein: MPVRRWPPPPGPAAACLDANLPTLRIAPAELGPWLLSRPRGTALCLAGANAAMARAALAAAEVPPDGRQGALFPLPLATPADAIADSAAAALARAALAAFPHWFGGTVPQAVAGMELTLLEQHLRRRLDALPELSPLWARHAIPRAAAGRPPRVGELTLAMELRQLALALAAGSLTLVPVLPDLPDMAAAGAAQRGLEWLARQSGCAVVALLPEAPATVPAWIDRLPCAGLVRPEPPADAIAKAAADADAPWVGPIEGRPHWASAAEQRLAAALAADAELRPLFAFNQTVPTRRGGHPRVDLLWQAGRLVVEIDGYADHATREAFRRDRQRDYELAISGYLVLRLTAEEVLADPWLSLDKLRDAVQFRQGNQMQEHG; this comes from the coding sequence ATGCCCGTCCGTCGCTGGCCGCCTCCGCCCGGTCCTGCCGCGGCGTGCCTCGATGCGAACCTCCCTACCCTCCGCATTGCGCCCGCCGAACTCGGCCCCTGGCTGCTGTCCCGGCCACGCGGGACGGCACTGTGCCTGGCCGGCGCCAACGCCGCCATGGCGCGCGCCGCCCTGGCCGCGGCCGAAGTGCCGCCGGATGGCCGGCAGGGAGCCCTGTTCCCGCTGCCCCTCGCCACGCCGGCGGACGCGATCGCGGACAGCGCGGCCGCCGCCCTGGCCAGGGCGGCACTCGCCGCCTTCCCGCACTGGTTCGGCGGCACGGTGCCGCAGGCGGTCGCCGGCATGGAGCTGACGCTGCTGGAGCAGCACCTGCGCCGCCGGCTCGATGCGCTGCCGGAGCTGTCGCCGCTGTGGGCGCGCCACGCCATCCCGCGCGCCGCCGCCGGCCGGCCACCGCGCGTCGGCGAGCTGACGCTGGCGATGGAGCTACGCCAACTGGCGCTCGCCCTCGCCGCGGGATCGCTGACGCTGGTCCCGGTGCTGCCGGACCTGCCCGACATGGCCGCCGCGGGGGCGGCGCAGCGCGGCCTGGAATGGCTGGCGCGCCAGAGCGGATGCGCCGTGGTGGCCCTGCTGCCCGAGGCACCGGCCACGGTGCCGGCCTGGATCGACCGCCTGCCCTGCGCCGGGCTGGTCCGGCCGGAACCGCCCGCTGACGCCATCGCGAAAGCCGCAGCGGACGCGGATGCCCCCTGGGTCGGCCCGATCGAGGGGCGGCCGCACTGGGCCAGCGCGGCCGAGCAGCGCCTGGCCGCAGCGCTCGCCGCCGATGCGGAACTGCGGCCGCTGTTCGCCTTCAACCAGACCGTGCCCACGCGGCGCGGCGGGCACCCCCGCGTGGACCTGCTATGGCAGGCCGGCCGGCTGGTGGTAGAGATCGACGGCTATGCCGACCACGCCACGCGCGAGGCCTTCCGCCGCGACCGCCAGCGCGATTACGAGCTTGCCATCAGCGGCTATCTCGTGCTGCGCCTGACCGCCGAGGAGGTACTGGCCGATCCGTGGCTGTCGCTGGACAAGTTGCGGGACGCGGTTCAGTTTCGACAGGGCAATCAAATGCAGGAGCACGGGTGA
- a CDS encoding sensor histidine kinase family protein encodes MTTFSRIALSASAPLGRIDGISALRAIRSLQAVNDSFLADLRQFRHDTRNTLRRITSITTDYPELRDVDTERRILPELQMRIALATVSDALFDVSSTYSSFNARLTSLCEGVVTLLRGPSQDIRLDVTATVHCPSALRDVVLRAAHEFVGNAVRHGLHVRIAGRLEVRLLAWQGGIRLAVSDDGWGCGGAPLPGEGLSLVRRLAARERGTVALERHGNRTLATLDLPPRGRRDAAD; translated from the coding sequence GTGACCACCTTTTCCAGGATTGCCTTGTCCGCATCCGCGCCCCTTGGCCGGATCGACGGCATATCCGCCTTGCGTGCGATCCGTAGCCTTCAGGCGGTCAATGACAGCTTCCTTGCCGATCTCCGGCAGTTCCGCCACGACACCAGAAACACGCTGCGGCGGATAACCTCGATCACGACGGACTATCCGGAACTCCGGGACGTCGATACGGAACGAAGGATTTTGCCGGAACTGCAAATGCGAATCGCACTCGCGACAGTATCGGATGCCCTGTTTGATGTTTCTTCGACGTATTCTTCCTTTAATGCGCGACTCACCTCGCTGTGCGAAGGTGTTGTCACGCTGCTCCGGGGGCCCAGCCAGGACATCCGGCTCGACGTCACGGCGACTGTCCATTGCCCCTCCGCGCTGCGGGACGTGGTGCTGCGGGCGGCACACGAATTCGTCGGCAATGCCGTCAGGCACGGGCTGCACGTCCGCATCGCCGGGCGGCTCGAGGTCAGGCTGCTCGCGTGGCAGGGCGGCATCCGGCTGGCCGTCAGTGATGACGGATGGGGCTGTGGGGGGGCGCCCCTGCCCGGCGAGGGCCTGTCCCTGGTACGGCGGCTCGCGGCCCGGGAACGCGGAACCGTCGCCCTGGAACGTCACGGAAACCGCACGCTGGCAACCCTCGACCTTCCGCCGCGTGGTCGCAGGGACGCGGCGGATTGA
- a CDS encoding MarR family transcriptional regulator codes for MSDDRAAAPSPLQTLILWALLARGGTALQKDLRPEPKKSDRDALVRARLLRAGKAGRAVSLELTDAGWAWAAANTAAPLPAGSTAGTAVLSGLLGRLGAYMAARDVALADIIHPPVEAPGDADLAGRIRAAYLAESGGSVNRRVRLAALRARLAEVPRAELDTALLALAQDGGAGLLPLDDPTEIGAADHAAAIAVGTQMRHILWLDR; via the coding sequence ATGTCCGATGATCGCGCCGCCGCGCCGTCCCCCTTGCAGACACTGATTCTCTGGGCCCTGCTCGCCCGCGGCGGCACCGCGCTGCAGAAGGACTTGCGGCCAGAGCCGAAGAAGTCCGACCGGGACGCGCTGGTGCGCGCGCGGCTGCTGCGCGCCGGCAAGGCCGGACGGGCGGTGTCACTGGAACTGACCGACGCCGGCTGGGCCTGGGCGGCCGCCAACACGGCGGCCCCGCTGCCCGCCGGCAGCACGGCCGGTACCGCCGTGCTGTCCGGCCTGCTGGGGCGGCTGGGCGCCTACATGGCCGCGCGCGACGTGGCGCTGGCCGACATCATCCATCCGCCCGTCGAGGCACCGGGGGATGCCGATCTCGCCGGGCGCATCCGCGCCGCCTACCTCGCCGAGAGCGGCGGCAGCGTGAACCGGCGGGTGCGGCTGGCGGCGCTGCGGGCGCGGCTGGCCGAGGTGCCGCGGGCGGAACTGGACACGGCGCTGCTGGCGCTGGCGCAGGACGGCGGCGCCGGGCTGCTGCCGCTCGACGATCCCACCGAGATCGGCGCCGCCGATCACGCGGCCGCCATCGCGGTGGGGACGCAGATGCGACATATCCTGTGGCTCGACCGGTAG
- a CDS encoding ATP-binding protein produces MARPVDPAALAALGRAEFHYTRDLESIWTDSPGHVPELNGDILRRLGDEFVRGTRPDAPERPLGWAVIGTAGAGKTHLLGALRRQVWDAGGWFVLLDLLDVNDFWGTTALGFVDSLTRPMPGQPSQGHALLDRLCARFGLEPMAATLADADEAGWTQITRALAAAIRREDSRGALAHRDVVPVLLALLSADPELQDFARAWLIGTDIEATGRERLRVMRSAIPPRKAVEGLSWLMALGGPTLCALDQIDAIVSVAHASAGTGAPSEDKVQNRALAVIDELAGGLMDLREVTRRTIPVVASLEATWETLCTRAIAAFRDRFRPVRLAHLGQAEIAARLVERRLAAAWAEAGYAPPYPTWPFRPEAFAGVTLFSPRQLLQACRQHVETCLATGEVTELAGFANATAAPVPPPRAAPMPATPPAVAAPVAPAGDGAPLDARYDALCALPPPAGLLELGGDDARVVELLLAGLRALERQTQLPPTQDLLIEQDIPGLHARLRLIDHAAGGQERHHGFRAIPHANALAVQTRLQQAITGSGIDRELPFRRLIILRRGPWPGGPKTAALVRQFELRGGDVLAPDAADFARFAALQALLTEAPPGLDDWLRRRRPLAESAFFRALGLGDAAPVPAAIPSPPSAPVAPAGTAGGTGASFIPLGLRAGDRTPVRLPLSLLPRHVAVVAGAGSGKTVLLRRLVEEAALAGIPAIVLDSNNDLVRLADPWPGPPLGFTDDDAARAAAFFRRTEVVVWTPGRARGNPLSLAPLPDFAALGEDAEERDMAVGVAAATLEPLIPAGGAKGQLRMGVLVDALRHFARAGGGRLQDLVTLLRDLPAEASDIGGAPKLAAEVADALLAARSRNPLLEGEGTVLDPAVLLGGTDGRVRISVVNLAGLPGEEARQDFVGRLLMALFSHVRRHPAGAGRPACGLLVMDEAQTIAPSDRGTPSRAATVALVRQARKYGLGMVFATQAPKAIDHNIVANCTTQLFGLTNSPAALDAVRELLRSRGGGGEDLGRLPRGQFYLTTEGADRPQKLLAPLCLSWHPANPPSEEEVLARAAQTRTAG; encoded by the coding sequence GTGGCTCGACCGGTAGACCCAGCCGCCCTGGCGGCGCTCGGCCGGGCCGAGTTCCATTACACCCGCGACCTGGAGAGCATCTGGACCGACAGCCCCGGCCACGTGCCCGAGCTGAACGGCGACATCCTGCGCCGGCTCGGCGACGAATTCGTCCGTGGCACCCGGCCCGACGCGCCGGAGCGGCCGCTCGGCTGGGCGGTGATCGGCACGGCGGGGGCCGGCAAGACGCATCTGCTCGGCGCGCTGCGCCGGCAGGTCTGGGATGCGGGCGGCTGGTTCGTGCTGCTCGACCTGCTGGACGTGAACGATTTCTGGGGCACCACCGCGCTCGGCTTCGTCGACTCCCTGACCCGGCCGATGCCGGGCCAGCCGAGCCAGGGCCATGCGCTGCTCGACCGGCTCTGCGCCCGCTTCGGCCTGGAACCGATGGCCGCGACCCTGGCGGACGCGGACGAGGCGGGCTGGACGCAGATCACGCGCGCCCTCGCCGCCGCCATCCGGCGCGAGGATTCGCGCGGCGCGTTGGCGCATCGCGACGTCGTGCCGGTGCTGCTGGCGCTGCTGTCCGCCGATCCGGAGTTGCAGGACTTCGCCCGCGCCTGGCTGATCGGCACCGATATCGAGGCGACCGGGCGCGAGCGGCTGCGGGTGATGCGTTCGGCCATTCCCCCGCGCAAGGCGGTGGAGGGCCTGTCCTGGCTGATGGCGCTGGGGGGGCCGACGCTGTGCGCGCTCGACCAGATCGACGCCATCGTCAGCGTCGCGCATGCCTCGGCCGGCACCGGCGCGCCCTCCGAGGACAAGGTGCAGAACCGCGCCCTCGCCGTGATCGACGAGCTGGCCGGCGGGCTGATGGACCTGCGGGAAGTGACGCGCCGGACCATTCCGGTGGTCGCCTCGCTGGAAGCGACCTGGGAGACGCTGTGCACGCGGGCGATCGCGGCGTTCCGCGACCGGTTCCGGCCGGTGCGGCTGGCCCATCTGGGCCAGGCGGAGATCGCCGCGCGGCTGGTGGAGCGGCGCCTGGCGGCCGCCTGGGCCGAGGCGGGCTACGCCCCGCCCTACCCGACCTGGCCGTTCCGCCCGGAAGCCTTCGCCGGCGTCACGCTGTTCAGCCCGCGCCAGTTGCTGCAGGCCTGCCGCCAGCATGTCGAGACCTGCCTCGCCACCGGCGAGGTGACGGAACTGGCGGGCTTTGCCAATGCCACGGCGGCCCCCGTCCCGCCGCCGCGTGCCGCGCCGATGCCGGCAACGCCCCCGGCAGTTGCCGCCCCAGTTGCCCCCGCCGGGGACGGCGCGCCGCTCGATGCCCGCTACGACGCCCTCTGCGCCCTGCCGCCCCCAGCCGGGCTGCTCGAACTCGGCGGCGACGATGCCCGCGTGGTCGAGTTGCTGCTGGCGGGGTTGCGGGCACTGGAGCGGCAGACCCAATTGCCCCCCACGCAAGACCTGCTGATCGAGCAGGACATCCCGGGCCTGCACGCAAGGCTGCGGCTGATCGACCACGCGGCCGGGGGGCAGGAACGCCACCATGGCTTCCGCGCCATCCCGCATGCCAATGCGCTGGCGGTGCAGACGCGGCTGCAACAGGCGATCACCGGCTCGGGCATCGACCGCGAGCTGCCGTTCCGCCGTCTGATCATCCTGCGTCGCGGCCCCTGGCCGGGCGGGCCGAAGACCGCCGCCCTGGTGCGCCAGTTCGAGCTGCGCGGCGGCGATGTGCTGGCGCCCGATGCGGCCGATTTCGCCCGCTTCGCCGCCCTGCAGGCGCTGCTGACCGAGGCGCCGCCCGGCCTCGACGACTGGCTGCGCCGCCGCCGGCCGCTCGCGGAGTCGGCGTTCTTCCGTGCGCTCGGCCTGGGTGATGCCGCGCCGGTGCCCGCCGCCATCCCATCTCCCCCGTCCGCCCCCGTGGCCCCCGCCGGCACTGCCGGCGGGACGGGCGCCTCGTTCATTCCCCTGGGCCTGCGCGCAGGGGACCGCACGCCGGTGCGGCTGCCGCTCAGTTTGTTGCCCCGCCATGTGGCGGTGGTGGCCGGGGCCGGCTCGGGCAAGACGGTGCTGCTGCGGCGGCTGGTCGAGGAAGCCGCCCTCGCCGGCATTCCCGCCATCGTGCTCGACAGCAACAACGACCTGGTGCGGCTGGCCGATCCCTGGCCCGGGCCGCCCCTCGGCTTCACCGACGACGACGCGGCCAGGGCCGCCGCCTTCTTCCGCCGGACGGAGGTGGTGGTGTGGACCCCCGGCCGGGCGCGGGGCAATCCGCTGTCCCTGGCGCCGCTGCCGGACTTCGCCGCGCTGGGCGAAGACGCCGAGGAGCGCGACATGGCGGTCGGGGTGGCGGCGGCGACCCTGGAGCCGCTGATCCCCGCCGGCGGCGCCAAGGGCCAGTTGCGCATGGGGGTGCTGGTCGATGCGCTGCGCCACTTCGCCCGCGCCGGCGGCGGCCGGCTGCAGGACCTGGTGACGCTGCTGCGCGACCTGCCGGCGGAAGCCTCCGATATCGGCGGCGCGCCGAAGCTCGCCGCCGAGGTCGCCGACGCCCTGCTGGCCGCCCGCTCACGCAATCCCCTGCTGGAAGGCGAGGGCACCGTCCTCGACCCGGCGGTGCTGCTGGGCGGCACGGACGGGCGGGTGCGCATCTCCGTGGTCAACCTTGCCGGGCTGCCCGGCGAGGAAGCGCGGCAGGATTTCGTGGGCCGTCTGCTGATGGCGCTGTTCAGCCACGTCCGCCGTCACCCGGCCGGGGCCGGCCGACCGGCCTGCGGGCTGCTGGTCATGGACGAGGCCCAGACCATCGCCCCCTCCGACCGCGGCACGCCGAGCCGCGCCGCGACCGTCGCCCTGGTGCGGCAGGCGCGCAAATACGGGCTCGGCATGGTGTTCGCGACCCAGGCCCCGAAGGCGATCGACCACAACATCGTCGCCAACTGCACGACGCAGCTGTTCGGCCTGACCAATTCCCCGGCGGCCCTGGACGCCGTGCGCGAACTGCTGCGCAGCCGCGGCGGTGGGGGCGAGGACCTTGGCCGGCTGCCGCGCGGGCAGTTCTATCTCACCACGGAAGGCGCGGACCGGCCGCAGAAGCTGCTGGCGCCGCTATGCCTGAGCTGGCATCCGGCCAACCCGCCCTCGGAAGAGGAGGTGCTCGCGCGGGCCGCCCAGACCCGGACGGCCGGCTGA
- a CDS encoding DUF6502 family protein, with protein MLRPLVRLLISSGVTFPLLVDLLRELYVDVARHDLLSDPKMRTDRRVSRMTGVHRKNLRRQRLAGASEAAAPLTASAQIVAHWLGLPTYTDTSGHPRPLPCSGDAASFEGLVAMVARDLRPHAVLEEWVRQGLVTLDAEGRVHLQVMAFLPGHGSEAQLFYFARNLHDHAAAAVANVLASGIPPFLDRSVHYDRLGARAAAALVAEGRKAAQQMLLEVNRKALALLEADDPAVAAPEQGVTRRVNLGVYLFVQDENADAPG; from the coding sequence TTGCTGCGCCCTTTGGTGCGCCTGCTCATCAGCAGTGGCGTGACATTTCCCCTGCTCGTCGACCTGCTGCGGGAGCTGTACGTGGATGTGGCGCGTCATGATCTGTTGTCCGACCCGAAGATGCGCACGGACCGCCGGGTCAGCCGGATGACCGGTGTTCACCGCAAGAACCTCCGGCGCCAGCGCCTGGCCGGCGCGTCCGAGGCTGCGGCGCCGCTGACGGCGAGTGCCCAGATCGTCGCCCATTGGCTGGGCCTGCCCACCTATACGGATACCAGCGGCCATCCACGCCCCCTGCCATGCAGCGGCGATGCCGCATCCTTTGAGGGACTCGTTGCCATGGTGGCCCGGGACCTGCGGCCTCATGCCGTGCTGGAGGAATGGGTCAGGCAAGGCCTCGTGACCCTCGACGCGGAGGGCCGGGTCCATCTTCAGGTAATGGCCTTCCTGCCCGGGCATGGGAGCGAAGCGCAGCTTTTCTATTTTGCGCGGAACCTGCACGACCATGCCGCCGCGGCCGTTGCCAACGTGCTTGCCAGCGGAATCCCGCCTTTCCTGGATCGCAGCGTGCATTACGACCGGCTTGGCGCCAGGGCAGCCGCGGCGCTGGTGGCGGAGGGACGAAAGGCCGCGCAGCAGATGCTGCTGGAGGTCAACCGCAAAGCCCTTGCCCTGCTCGAAGCCGATGATCCGGCTGTGGCCGCGCCGGAACAGGGCGTGACCCGGCGGGTCAATCTCGGTGTCTATCTGTTCGTCCAGGATGAGAACGCCGATGCGCCCGGGTGA